The Lactuca sativa cultivar Salinas chromosome 2, Lsat_Salinas_v11, whole genome shotgun sequence genome includes a window with the following:
- the LOC128132334 gene encoding uncharacterized protein LOC128132334 — MVFNGKTEERTARKPLRGETVFSRVENLNVTFGKFKALLLNIKGKSKDEINVREDMVEMGILPELAPIRNPRKRTYLPVACYTMSKDEKTKFCKCLHGVKVSSGYSANIKKLVSMKELKLFGMKSHDCHVLMAHMIPIAIRGILPDRIRHTITKLCLFFNMIHSKVIDPEVLDSWESNIILTLCQLEMYFPPSFFDVMVYLTSHIVREIKYCGPVFLRYMYPFERYMGILKGYVRNRHRQEGSIVEGYATEEVIEYCTDYLQGVYSIGIPKSQHKGRLVGSGTIRLKKIIPNQEDLQLAHFTILQHMTIIAPYINEHKRTLEFSNRGRSNRWLVNEHNKTFSQWLKDKVRDSVDQVVVHLRNGPDDLVATYQGYNINGYTIYTNQQDEIWELKYDSIIIPMLKCKCVDNQRGVKVDNDGFTVVDLTTNGYVSEPFILAKQATQVFYVEDPRESGKHIVMHSKRHILGVDDVVDEEEYDQFDELPPFIIGIASSNDDVDDTTYLRAFETYEKNTSIPIVWKLTECNQVGVLECELSGHYVMNWIFDFVLNRQHGFQSRFGTLWNDKTAFEEKALVTTVATLAREFLKNFMNDVVVV, encoded by the exons ATGGTGTTCAATGGTAAAACTGAGGAGAGGACGGCAAGGAAACCATTACGAGGAGAGACTGTATTTTCTCGTGTTGAAAATCTAAACGTTACATTCGGAAAATTCAAAG CCTTATTGTTGAACATCAAGGGAAAGTCAAAAGACGAAATTAATGTTCGAGAAGACATGGTTGAAATGGGAATTCTCCCCGAGCTTGCTCCTATTAGGAATCCTAGAAAACGTACGTATCTGCCAGTAGCTTGTTATACCATGTCAAAGGATGAGAAAACAAAATTTTGTAAGTGCTTACATGGTGTAAAGGTTTCATCAGGCTATTCTGCTAACATTAAGAAGTTAGTGTCAATGAAAGAACTAAAACTATTTGGTATGAAGTCCCATGATTGTCATGTTTTAATGGCACATATGATTCCCATTGCAATTCGTGGAATACTACCAGACCGCATTCGACACACAATCACAAAGCTATGCTTGTTTTTCAACATGATTCATTCTAAAGTTATTGATCCTGAGGTATTAGATTCATGGGAAAGTAATATTATCTTGACATTATGCCAACTCGAGATGTATTTCCCACCTTCATTTTTTGATGTCATGGTTTATCTAACATCTCATATTGTTAGAGAGATAAAGTATTGTGGGCCAGTATTCTTACGATACATGTATCCATTTGAGAGATATATGGGCATCTTAAAAGGGTATGTAAGGAATAGACATCGACAAGAGGGTAGTATTGTTGAAGGATACGCAACAGAGGAGGTAATTGAATATTGTACTGACTATCTACAAGGTGTTTATAGTATTGGCATTCCAAAATCTCAACACAAGGGTAGACTTGTAGGGAGTGGGACAATTAGATTGAAAAAGATCATTCCAAATCAAGAAGACTTACAACTTGCACATTTTACAATCCTACAACATATGACAATCATTGCTCCATATATAAATGAGCACAAAAGAACACTGGAATTTTCAAATCGTGGTAGGAGCAATAGATGGTTGGTTAACGAACATAACAAAACGTTCTCACAATGGTTAAAAGATAAAGTGAGAGATAGTGTGGATCAAGTTGTAGTACATCTAAGGAATGGTCCTGATGATCTTGTTGCAACGTACCAAGGATACAACATTAATGGTTATACAATTTACACTAATCAACAAGAT GAAATATGGGAATTGAAATATGATTCCATCATTATACCTATGTTAAAATGCAAATGCGTTGACAACCAACGAGGTGTTAAAGTTGACAATGATGGTTTTACAGTTGTTGACCTTACCACAAACGGATATGTATCAGAACCATTCATCCTAGCTAAACAAGCTACCCAAGTATTCTATGTTGAGGACCCAAGGGAATCAGGAAAGCACATCGTTATGCATAGCAAACGACATATACTtggtgttgatgatgttgtggaCGAGGAAGAGTACGACCAGTTTGATGAACTACCCCCATTTATTATCGGCATTGCATCTTCAAATGATGATGTCGATGACACCACTTACTTACG GGCTTTTGAGACGTATGAAAAGAACACATCAATTCCAATTGTATGGAAGCTCACTGAG TGCAACCAAGTCGGTGTATTGGAATGTGAGCTGAGTGGGCATTATGTAATGAATTGGATCTTTGATTTTGTGTTGAACAGACAACATGGATTTCAGAGTAGA TTTGGTACCCTTTGGAATGACAAAACTGCATTTGAGGAAAAGGCGTTGGTTACAACTGTTGCTACATTGGCCAGAGAATTTCTGAAAAATTTTAtgaatgatgttgttgttgtCTAA
- the LOC111915408 gene encoding uncharacterized protein LOC111915408, protein MDRSYWVYRIKHSCDEYLACLGGFLKAAEENRVNKGESYIWCSCVDCQDCRMCIDSAEVQEHLIIRGFMRDYICWSRHRETLVNRNEVFSEFNDDNNDSNNDKYDDLSGILHDWEDNVAEKDYEHFQQLFDNSEKPLYTGCMKYTKLSAVLKLFNLKANNGWSDTSFTNLLKLLNDILPQDNELPISTYEVKKLMCPMGMEIKRIHACPKDFMLYRNQYADLDKCITCGTSRYKQNNHTEQTTDVKKKGPPAKVLWYLPIVPRLKRLFANAKDAN, encoded by the coding sequence ATGGATCGTAGTTACTGGGTGTATAGAATTAAACATTCATGTGATGAATATTTGGCATGTTTGGGTGGTTTTCTTAAAGCTGCAGAGGAAAATCGGGTGAATAAAGGAGAAAGCTACATATGGTGTTCTTGTGTAGATTGTCAGGACTGTCGTATGTGCATTGATTCTGCCGAAGTACAGGAACATTTAATAATTCGTGGGTTTATGAGAGATTATATATGTTGGTCACGACACAGGGAGACATTGGTTAATCGTAATGAGGTTTTTTCAGAGTTTAATGATGATAACAATGATTCAAACAATGACAAATACGATGACTTATCTGGAATTTTACATGATTGGGAGGACAATGTCGCTGAAAAGGATTATGAACATTTTCAACAATTATTTGACAACTCAGAAAAACCATTGTATACCGGGTGTATGAAGTATACCAAACTATCTGctgttttgaaactatttaacCTAAAAGCAAACAATGGTTGGAGTGATACAAGTTTCACAAATCTTCTAAAGCTTTTGAATGATATACTTCCTCAAGATAACGAGTTACCTATTTCAACATATGAAGTAAAAAAACTAATGTGTCCAATGGGAATGGAAATCAAAAGAATACATGCATGTCCAAAAGACTTTATGTTATATAGAAACCAGTATGCAGATCTAGATAAGTGTATCACATGCGGTACATCACGGTATAAGCAGAATAATCATACAGAACAAACCACTGATGTGAAAAAGAAAGGTCCGCCTGCTAAAGTATTGTGGTATCTGCCTATTGTGCCTAGATTAAAACGGTTGTTTGCAAACGCGAAAGATGCAAATTAA